From the Paenibacillus sp. MMS20-IR301 genome, the window CATTCAGGGTGAAGTGGAAGAGCTGAAGGTGAGTATGGAGGTCCTCGTGAACGCTGAGGATGTGCTGGTTGCTTTTTCAGAGGGCGGTTATATCAAGCGGACAGGCATGCTGTCCTTCACCCGCTCCGGCGGAGAGCGGCATTCAGCGGGAGTCAACGAAGGGGACCATATCAGCAAGCTGCTGGATCTCAATACCCGGGACAGCCTGCTTGTGTTCACACGTAAGGGGCAGTATTTCCTGCTTCCGGTCCACCAGATTCCGGAGTTCAAATGGAAGGAGCCCGGCACGGCAATTGTGAACGTGATCGGGCTTGCCAAAGGGGACGGAATCGTCAGCGTACTGCCGGTCGGCAACCTGGAGGACCCGGCAGCCAGTCTGGTCTTCGTTACCCGCAAGGGACAGGTTAAGCGTACAGAGCTTAAGGAGTACTCTACAAGCCGTTCCGGTGCTGTTGCCGCCTGTAAGGTGGCTGAAGGCGACGAGATCATTACAGTGGCTCTGAGCAGCGGAGACAAGGACATTGTACTTGTGACCCGCGAGGGGATGAGTATCCGGTTCCGTGAGAATGAGGTCAATCCGATGGGCCGGGTAGCAACAGGCGTGAGAGGCATTCAGCTGCGGGAAGGCGACGAGGTTGTGTCCTGCTTCTGGGTTAGTGAAGATGAAGGGGAGATTCTTGCAGTCACGGAGATTGGCTACGCCAAGCGCTCACTGCTGCTCGACTATCCTTCCCAGAGCCGCGGCGGCAAAGGGATGCCGACGTTTGAATTCAAGGAAGGCAAGCGTGTCCGCCCTAACGGCAGCAGGCTTATAGGGGCTTTCTACTGCAAAGACCCGGTAGAGCTGGTTGCCATTACCCAGAGCGGGGCGGTGCATTCCTTCTCCTCTGAAGCGGCACCGCTGTCGGAGCGCCGTTCGACCGGCAAGCAGCTGGTTCCTGTAGAGAAGAAGGACGAGATTACCAACCTTTTTCCGGCGGTTAAGTAGTCCGGTTCGCGGATTATAGATGTATTGCTTTATCACAAACGGCGCTTGGCTGCTCTGATTTCAGAGCTCCAGGCGCCGTTTGTTTAGATCCCCGTTGCCAAGGGAGCTTTGATTTTATTTTTTTCGTTTGCAGGAAATGGAATTTCTTTCGCGAAAATGTTTAGATATACCGGATAGAGATCCGCAAAATAACCCCACATTCTATAAGGTCAAGGAAAGGAAGGAATGAGTGTGCACTCCACTGAATTCAGTAAAATCTGGCATAAGATATTAAAGGACTACAAGTCACATATGGATAGCAAGCTTGCCCCTACATTGACAGATGCCCAGCTTACCGTGCTCGAACTTCTGCAGGAACGTGACGCCATGAAGCCTTCCGACCTGGCTCCGCATCTGGCAACCAGCCCGGCGGCGGTGACGATGCTGCTTGACCGGATGGAGAAGCACAGTCTCATTAACCGCGCACGCGATGCGTCCGACCGGAGAATCGTCTGGGTGAGCATTACGGATACAGGCAAGCGCGAGACCTCGCGCGGACTGCAGATCCGCAGTGATTTTTTCGCGGAAGCCCTTGACCCCATTTCATCGCATAATCAGCAGCTGCTGCTCTATCTGATGGGGAAGATGGTAGTAGCCCCGGCAGCGGAAGGCTCTGCACAGTAGGGTCTATAGCTTGTAGTATATAAATAAAAAAAAAGCAGGCATCCGTTACCGGATGGCCTGCTTTTGGTTATGCGGCGTCCACAGATTCCATGGATAGGTCTGCGGGGGCAGCGATATTAATTCAATCTGCTCTCTGGTCACCGGGTGAGGGAAGCCGACTACAGCCGACCACAGGGCAATCTGCTGTCCGGGCCGGTTCACTGCCGCGCCGTATTTCTGGTCGCCAAACAGCGGGCAGCCGATGCCGCTCAGCTGTACACGGATCTGATGGGAGCGTCCGGTCAGCAGGTCGATCTTCAGGAGGGTATAGCCCTCCGCGCTGCCGATCACCGTATAATCAAGAATAGCTTCCTTGCCGCCCGGGGTTCCCTTGCGGACGATGCTGACTGTATTGCTCTTAGCGTCCTTCAGCAGCGTGTTAACCAGCCGCCCCTGTGACGCGGGAGGCTTACCGTGGACTACAGTCAGATATACCTTCTGAAAGGCATGGGAGCGGACACTCTCGGACAGCCTGGAGGCGGCCTTTGAGGTTTTGGCAAAGATCATCGCACCTCCTACAGGCCGGTCCAGCCGGTGGACAAGTCCCATGAAGACATTGCCCGGCTTGGAGTAACGTTCCTTCACATCCTCCTTGAGCAGGGTCAGCAGATCCTGATCACCGGTGGCGTCCTCCTGTACAGGAATGTTAACCGGCTTCACGATGCCTAACAGATGGTTGTCCTCGTACAGGATTTCAAACCGGGATTGACCGCCTGCTGACTCTCCGGCTGTTCCGTTATTCGGTGCTGTCATGGCTTACGCCTCCCAGCGGCCCAGAATTCCGCAAGGCAGGTTCATGCCGGAAGAGGTAATCGGCAGGCCGATCTCGCCGGAGGTAAGCTTGCCTCCGTAGCGTTTGCCCATGGTCATTGAGAGCATATTACGCAGGACGGTTGGCGAGATTCCGGTGGTATAGGAATTGATCAGTGTGAAGAGCGGCCGGTCACTCATGATCTCCATGCAGCTCTCCAGGAACGGATAGAGGCTTGCTTCCAGCTTCCACATTTCGCCGCCCGGGCCTCTTCCGTAGGAAGGAGGGTCCATGATGATGGCATCATATTTGCTGCCGCGGCGCTGTTCCCGCTGAACGAACTTGAATACATCATCCGTAATGAAACGGACGGGTTTATCGGAAAGTCCGGACAAGGCGATATTTTCCTTCGCCCACTGGACCATGCCTTTAGCGGCGTCAACATGAACTACCGATGCGCCGGCACTCGCTGCAGCCACAGTAGCTCCTCCGGTATAAGCGAACAGGTTAAGCACGGAGATCGGCCGGTTAGCCGCAGCAATCTTGTCCATCATCCAGCGCCAGTTGGCAGCCTGTTCAGGGAACAGCCCGGTGTGCTTGAAGTTCGTCGGACGAAGATTAAACTTCAGCTTGCCGTAACTGATCTTCCAGTCTTCCGGAATGCTCTTCTTCATCTCCCATTGTCCGCCCCCGGCGGAGCTGCGGTGATAGTGCCCGTGCACATCACGCCATTTGGCGGTTTCACTGGCCAGCGGCCAGATAATCTGCGGGTCCGGGCGGCGCAGGATAATATCACCCCAGCGCTCCAGCTTCTCGCCGCCCCCGGTGTCGATTACTTCATAGTCCTTCCAGTCACTTGCTATATACATTATCGATCCATCCTTCAAAAATTCATTTAGCCTTTATTGTACAACATTTCGCGCGGCTCCTACAAACAAAATGGTTGCAAAGCTGCGACGATTCTCTAGTTTGTCATGGATTTAACTGAAGGGAGGCTTCTGGCGTATCCGGCAGCGATTGTGTATGATCAGAGTGATCAGCTACTCAAGAAGGGGGGCCAACCGGGATGTACAATCTCGCTAAGCTGTATTATCCGATTACAGCAAATCCGGCCGCCGCAGGAGAATATCTGCCCGGCAGACTGCTGCAGCCGTACATCCGCTGCTACTGGGGGACGGGCCCCAGCCTGCCGGAGAAATCTGCTGACAGGGAACCGGCCGGCCCTCAAGATGAATATGCCACAGTAGAGACTTCGGCAAAGCTCAGTACAGAAACGATCATTCCGGACAGCTGTATGGATATTATCTGGGAATGGGATGATATTACAGGAGAGGCCGGCGGGATTTTTTGCGGCATCAATGATACTTCCTTTGAAGTGGGACAAGACCGGCTGCAGGGGGCCAGGCAGCGGTTCGCGATCCGTTTTCATTTCTGGGCGGTGCATCTCTTTGCCGATGAGCCGCTGCAGGAGGTGCTGAATGCCCATGTTGCTGTAGACGACTACTTCCACACCTTTCGCAAGGAGCTGGGGGAGCAGCTTAGGAATATAACTACAATGGCTGGGCGCATAGCTGCCGCAGAAGGATTCCTGCTGCGGCGGCTGGAGCAGGGAGGCCGCAGCAATGACGGAATGATGAATGCGGTCCACCAGATGCTGAAGTCACGGGGGGTGGTGTCTGCCGGTGAACTGGAGCATAGCTCCGGCCTGAGCAGCCGCCAGCTGGAACGGCTGTTCCGCCGGCACATCGGTCTTCCGCCCAAAAAAGTCGCCGATCTCGTCCGCTTCCAAAACGTCTGGCTGGAGCTGTACCGGACACCGCTCTACCAGGGCAGCCAACAGGATCTCGCCTTTACTTACGGCTACAGCCATCAGTCACATTTCATCAACAATTTCCGTAAATTCGCCGGGAGAACACCGCTTGCGGCATTGGATTATGCTAACCGCAGATGAGTGTCGTTTTTTTGCAATACAAGCCCGGGAAGGACCGTTACAATAAGTTAAGAGGGCTGATCCGGAGTGATCATGCTACAGCTACTGAGGGGACGGATGAATTATGATTACTACTTTTGACGGCATCAATCTGTACAGTAAGGATCCTGCTGCGCTTGCGGCATTTTATTCTGAGGTACTGGGTATTCCTGTTCCGTTTGAAGGCTTTGGGGAATATGACGGGGCAAAGATCAGTTTCGAGCGTAACCAGCCCGGACTGATCATCTGGAATGAGACCAAATGGGGCAAGCACACCACAGGAGTAGTTAATCTGGTGTTCTCCTGCAGCAATCTTGATGAAACCTATGAACAGCTAAAGGCGAATGGGCTGGATTGCCACCCTCCGGAAACGATGGAGTACGGCGGCAAGGAAATGAATTTCCGCGACCCTGACGGCAACGGGATTACGCTGCTGGAGGGCGGATACTTGACAGACGAAACCTGATCTTTTCAGGCGGCAGATTAAGCGGTTCAAGCAATGAACTCGGAATGAAATATGGAATGCTGACAGCGGCAGTCCCGGACAAGCAGTGCAGGTCCGGAATTGCCGCTGTTCATGTTGTCCCGGGAAGCAGAGCAGCAGGTCTTACCGAAAAGTATTTAAAAAGTTGACAATGAGAATCATTATCAAATAGAATGGGGATAGAAAAACTTGGTTAGCAGTTTGCAGCTAATGGACTGACTCATAAAGATAAACTTCATTTTTACCTTGGGAGGACTAAGTAATGGCTAAGGTGCTAGTGGCATATGCCAGCTTGACCGGAAATACGGAAGAGATTGCGGAACTGATTGTAGAGGGAATACGCCAGGCAGGCGGGGAGGCCGTACTGAAATCGGTCACAGACTGCAATGCGGATGAGATAAAGGACTACGAGGCTGTGCTGCTGGGAGCGTACACTTGGGGAGACGGCGAGCTGCCGGATGAATTCCTTGACTTCTATGAAGAGATGGATGAGCTTGACCTCTCTTCCTGCAAGGCTGCTGCCTTCGGCAGCGGAGATACCGGGTATGAGATCTATTGCGGTGCGGTAGATCAGATCGAAGCGAAGCTGAAGGAGCGCGGTGCAGAGATCGTTCAGGCGAGCCTGAAGATTGAATATGGACCGAATGCGGCGGAGAAGGATGCCTGCCGCAGCTTCGGACGCGAGTTCACCCTTACCTGCGCGGCGGTTTCTTAACGATGGGCGCCGCAGCAGGATGCTGTGCAGGAAGACAACTGGATACAGGGACTGCCCGTTACAGCCGTCTGAATGACTTCCGGATGGAGCATATCATGCTGGGCGGTGCAGAACATACAGGTAAAGGGGGGCAGGCCACCGGACTTCCCCGCTGGAGACAGCAGGTCCAGTATGCAGTCGGACATACGCTGAATGACTTTTACAGTCTGCAGCCCGAAGTGCGCCGGGAGACACCGGTACAATTTCTGCTGGAGCACCGCTGGCCGCAGAAGGCAGGCGCTTTTCCTTCGCTGATGCATTTCTGGGAAGTCAAACAAGCGGTTGCCGATGAGCTGACACGGATTGCTGCGGGCAATCATACCGGGGAAATTCCGGTCATGCTCTATGAGCAGTGGCATGTACCGGTGCCTGAGCTGGAAATTGAGCTGGCGATGATCTTCCAGCTGGCCTGGAATTCCGGGACCGCAGGGCGCAGCCTGAATATCCAGAAGTTCATGGTGAACGGCAATGATGAGGTGATTACCGGATTTCTGCATATGGCGAATGTCTTCTGCCACAAGGCCTACGGGCTGCCGGCAGAGACGATAGGTGTCTATTCGCTGCTGGACGGGCGCCGACATATCTTTGACGGTGCGGGGATTCCTCTGCAGGAGTCGCTCGACTATGTGCGCCTGCTGTCGGTATTCCTGGAACCGGAGGAGCATGCAGAAGGCTGTGTACGGTACGGCAGCCGCCGCAGCGAGCGGGATGAGCCCATGCTCCGGGGGTATGGGCTGATGTAGCCTCTTATATTAAATACTAAAAAGCATCTCAACCGGACGGCACGGGCAGCCGCAGGAAGAGATGCTTTTTGCTGTCTTGGGGTTATTGGTGCACTTGCCGGAACTTAGTCCAGGCTGGCTGAATAGTAATCCTGCTGGTTCAGAATGACGAATCCGCAGCTCTCATAGAGCTTCAGCGCATTCGGGTTGTCCAGAGCCACCTCAAGATTAACGCCGTTATAATTCCGCTGCTCCCGCTCAATCGTCTGCATCAGCGCACTCCGGCCGATACCGAGACCCCGCAGATTCTTGTCTACCGTAAGGCCGAAGATCCAGGTCTCATTGTCCTCGGACCAGAGCCGCATCTTGCCGGCAGGCTGTCCGTTCCATTCGATCATGATATGCTCCTGAGAGCCTTCCTGCTCATGCTGGACGTACATTTCGGCGGCATCTTCCTCCGTCATGCTGAATCCGCCGCAGTCGAAGGCGATTAATACAGGCGTCTCATCGGCACGCGCAGGCCGGAGCATAACGTTGCCCGAGGCTGAACTGGCCTCCTGGATTCCGCGGTTCCCTGCCGCTCTGTCCCACTTCATCTGAAACTCCGCATGGCTGAATTCCAGCGGCAGAGTCTTCAGAAAAGCGTTACCTGATTCTGATGCCGCAGGGGTATTCAGCAGCAGCGACTTGACCTTGCCGCGCCGGATCAGGGGCTGTACCCGCTGCCAGAGTGAGCTGAAGATGCCCCGGCGGCGGTAACCCGGGCGAACCATGCCGCAGATTTCCATATCGCCGCCGATATTATATAACCCGATGAACCCGACCAGCAGCTCATCTTCATAGGTCACCAGCCATTCCGCTCCGCCTGCTTCCCCTGGATGCCGGAGCATGTCCCAATTCAGCTTAAGTGAGATTCCTTCATATTGCTCGCAGCGCTGCTGCAGTTCCTCTATTTCTTTCAGTGTATCCGCTGTAGTCAATCTTTCTTCCTCCTATTTCAGTACATCCCGGTACTCCGCGTGCTTCTCGAACTGATGGGCCGCATACGGGCAATCAGGCACAATTTTGACATTCTGTTCACGGGCCAGGTCTACAACCGCCCGCACAAGCTTCTCCCCGGCACCCTGACCGCGCAGATCTTCAGAGACAAAGGTATGGTCAATCACCAGGTTACCTGTATTCTCTTCCGCTCTGTATGTAATCTCGGCAAGGTCCTTACCGTCACCAGCTATATAAAAACGTCCTTCTCCCTTAGCAATCCGTTCCATGTTACTTCACTCCATTCCTGTGTATTCCCTTTATTTTACTACCCTCTCCGGCAAAAAGCGAGAAATAGCAAGCCGGGAAAGTTGCAACGTGACATGTGTATTACATCTGGAGTCAGAAAATTCGGAATGACTTGCACATTTCCTTCCCGATGCCATAAGATTAAGGCACTAACGCTGTAGCGAAAAGAAGTTGCATCAGGAGGAATAGCCATGGATTACGAGGTTGAGGTTCATTTTCAGCCGGTTTATGAATTAATCAGCAGCATACATACGTTTATATGCAAGAAGGGGAGTAAAAAGATAGATCTTGGCACAGCCTGGGCGGCAGATGTGGCACGCGGCTTAAGTCCCGGACTGCTGGCTGTGCTGGAAGAGACAGATCTCGATAATGACTGGAAGCTGCTTAATCTGCTGATCTATCTGTGTCCGGACAAGGATCATGTGGAGCATGTGCTGGAGTGGCTGGAAGGCTTGTCCGTAGGAGAAATCTACGAAACGCTTGCAGGCCATGTAAGTATATTTCCGGCACAGATGGAGCAGTACCGCAGCCGGATGATCTTTCTGCTGTCAGAGTGGAACCGGCAGTACTTCAGCAGCTGCACCCCGGATCTTATGGAGAAGCTGCACCAGCATGCGGAGGAACGGAGACAGGCGCTGGCTGGCAGTCCGGTTGCCGATTTCGTGAATAAGACGACCAACGGCTTCTATTTCATGCCCGGTGACGGGTTGCGCAAGCTGGTGCTAATCCCGCAATACCA encodes:
- a CDS encoding VOC family protein; amino-acid sequence: MITTFDGINLYSKDPAALAAFYSEVLGIPVPFEGFGEYDGAKISFERNQPGLIIWNETKWGKHTTGVVNLVFSCSNLDETYEQLKANGLDCHPPETMEYGGKEMNFRDPDGNGITLLEGGYLTDET
- a CDS encoding GNAT family N-acetyltransferase; its protein translation is MTTADTLKEIEELQQRCEQYEGISLKLNWDMLRHPGEAGGAEWLVTYEDELLVGFIGLYNIGGDMEICGMVRPGYRRRGIFSSLWQRVQPLIRRGKVKSLLLNTPAASESGNAFLKTLPLEFSHAEFQMKWDRAAGNRGIQEASSASGNVMLRPARADETPVLIAFDCGGFSMTEEDAAEMYVQHEQEGSQEHIMIEWNGQPAGKMRLWSEDNETWIFGLTVDKNLRGLGIGRSALMQTIEREQRNYNGVNLEVALDNPNALKLYESCGFVILNQQDYYSASLD
- a CDS encoding MarR family transcriptional regulator, producing the protein MHSTEFSKIWHKILKDYKSHMDSKLAPTLTDAQLTVLELLQERDAMKPSDLAPHLATSPAAVTMLLDRMEKHSLINRARDASDRRIVWVSITDTGKRETSRGLQIRSDFFAEALDPISSHNQQLLLYLMGKMVVAPAAEGSAQ
- a CDS encoding GNAT family N-acetyltransferase — translated: MERIAKGEGRFYIAGDGKDLAEITYRAEENTGNLVIDHTFVSEDLRGQGAGEKLVRAVVDLAREQNVKIVPDCPYAAHQFEKHAEYRDVLK
- a CDS encoding helix-turn-helix transcriptional regulator; its protein translation is MDYEVEVHFQPVYELISSIHTFICKKGSKKIDLGTAWAADVARGLSPGLLAVLEETDLDNDWKLLNLLIYLCPDKDHVEHVLEWLEGLSVGEIYETLAGHVSIFPAQMEQYRSRMIFLLSEWNRQYFSSCTPDLMEKLHQHAEERRQALAGSPVADFVNKTTNGFYFMPGDGLRKLVLIPQYHFQPINIIYNFGALTICHYAGKIQASEEEISPSMHRTLRSLGEKSRLKILKSLGGERKSFTEIVRQAGLSKGIVHDHISSLRSAGLLHAYIEGENVTAYSLRLEGIQQMNEQLFDYLK
- a CDS encoding flavodoxin, whose protein sequence is MAKVLVAYASLTGNTEEIAELIVEGIRQAGGEAVLKSVTDCNADEIKDYEAVLLGAYTWGDGELPDEFLDFYEEMDELDLSSCKAAAFGSGDTGYEIYCGAVDQIEAKLKERGAEIVQASLKIEYGPNAAEKDACRSFGREFTLTCAAVS
- a CDS encoding RluA family pseudouridine synthase, producing MTAPNNGTAGESAGGQSRFEILYEDNHLLGIVKPVNIPVQEDATGDQDLLTLLKEDVKERYSKPGNVFMGLVHRLDRPVGGAMIFAKTSKAASRLSESVRSHAFQKVYLTVVHGKPPASQGRLVNTLLKDAKSNTVSIVRKGTPGGKEAILDYTVIGSAEGYTLLKIDLLTGRSHQIRVQLSGIGCPLFGDQKYGAAVNRPGQQIALWSAVVGFPHPVTREQIELISLPPQTYPWNLWTPHNQKQAIR
- a CDS encoding class I SAM-dependent methyltransferase, encoding MYIASDWKDYEVIDTGGGEKLERWGDIILRRPDPQIIWPLASETAKWRDVHGHYHRSSAGGGQWEMKKSIPEDWKISYGKLKFNLRPTNFKHTGLFPEQAANWRWMMDKIAAANRPISVLNLFAYTGGATVAAASAGASVVHVDAAKGMVQWAKENIALSGLSDKPVRFITDDVFKFVQREQRRGSKYDAIIMDPPSYGRGPGGEMWKLEASLYPFLESCMEIMSDRPLFTLINSYTTGISPTVLRNMLSMTMGKRYGGKLTSGEIGLPITSSGMNLPCGILGRWEA
- a CDS encoding helix-turn-helix domain-containing protein, which codes for MYNLAKLYYPITANPAAAGEYLPGRLLQPYIRCYWGTGPSLPEKSADREPAGPQDEYATVETSAKLSTETIIPDSCMDIIWEWDDITGEAGGIFCGINDTSFEVGQDRLQGARQRFAIRFHFWAVHLFADEPLQEVLNAHVAVDDYFHTFRKELGEQLRNITTMAGRIAAAEGFLLRRLEQGGRSNDGMMNAVHQMLKSRGVVSAGELEHSSGLSSRQLERLFRRHIGLPPKKVADLVRFQNVWLELYRTPLYQGSQQDLAFTYGYSHQSHFINNFRKFAGRTPLAALDYANRR